A stretch of DNA from Misgurnus anguillicaudatus chromosome 15, ASM2758022v2, whole genome shotgun sequence:
CAGCTcttttctgatgtaaaccattCAGTGTGAAGGGCCACGAGGGTTCGGTTTGCAGACCATCCAATCAGGACGGCCTTCACATTGTGACACGTTGTAACAGATACACTAATGCAGCTGGGGTAAAACACGAGTTTAGCGTCTAAATGTGAAAGCGGTCTGAAGTGCAATAAACAAAATGTATGGTAATGTAAAAAGATGTCTGCAGATCTTATTTTGAAGTGATGAAATAATCACATAACTcaaactcatttcacattttattCATATGCCTTCAGATAAAAGGATAACCTTTGTCCTAATTTTCCACAAAAATAGAATCTGCAAAAACCTGTCGCATCACGGAAGCTTCACGCTTCACGCCAGAGAAATGTCAGAGATGCTGAGAGCCTCAGAGGAGGACAATACGCCTCTCGATATTTAGATAGAGGACAATAGCCTCTTTAGACAGTGCATCTATTTTTCTCCGTCTGGCCTTTTGAGTTGAATTTTTCTGAAGGGAACAGTGGATACTGACGGACTCATAATTCATAAGCGTGTTTAGAAATATTTGTAAAGCATGACAATGCTAAGGAACTAATAAGTGATAGTCTGTAGGCCTATGTATGTATACAGTATAATTGCTTTTCCTCGAAATCAGCCAGTAGACGTTTTTGAaactgaaaccctattgtactTCAGTGTCTCATTTTACACATGTAACATGCACCACAGTATTATCAAGATTATCAAGGCAAATTTCCTGTAGTTATTTAGGGCAGACAGTTGCTGCATTATTAACGATAGGCCTTTCAGTACAGTACAGATCAGATCTTTTGAGCTTTAAGTTGTGCGCTTTGAGAGGCTCAACAGGTATACACATATAAACCCAAAAGAAAAATCAAATCTTCCTGATTTCAGAGTCCTGAACATTTCAAAAGTACATGAGTCATGCTCTAATATCCTGATGCAATATATGAAAGAGAAATGAACCGACGTACCACTCTTTCTAATCCTCTCCTCCAACACATCCGTGTGTCCGTGGGGAAGTTTCCTGGTGAAAACCTGGGCTGAGCGTAGGAACATCGCCTCTACGGCAGAGCCTTTCAATAATGCAATCTGATCTTCGTGATCCAAAGATTGAAAACCTGCTCAGAAAACAAGAACCCGACAATAAATTTAttataggggagagcaggggcgaaagtaccatttttcagaaaaacttaattttaaaagaaaatgttatagacagagatatatattTGCTGTGGTtagtaactcacaagtgtggtctatcaatatcaggtggaattttgtaatgtaaaacaacttcagtaaaatttcaatttaaacataagtagtgaattgttactttcgaccccacctgcagggatgaaagtaacacaacaaaacaagatagattttttgtgttacacttgtttttattaaatatacatgactatgactttgttaaaggcaggataggcaggaatgatctaaaaaaaaactttatataccaatacatacgtaaaatgtaagtactctgaaaaagagagtattaaaatcgagtgtctgtagacctctcacgactattttaaacacagctaattttcattcactccaccccctcccttctgggtttcttctaaagccacgcccccaaaacacatgactctgctgggagaagcatttacctGAGAGAGGAAGGAGCgtggtgcatgtagtaacatcatgtcagaatcacatgtaataatacaccttactttatcactatgaatataaacaaatagggtggcttttagtactcactattaagctagcatatcgatactggtaaagtttaaaatatattttgtttgattcggtaAAAAGCGAGcaagttatatttataagacaaagttaaaaacagattgcattgatacaagttttttttttattaccatcagttacactgtgatcaaggtgaatttcgtggaagattcataaaatatatggtgttttgcatgtaagagtttccgtgatgaaagcattgttgactctgatgaggactacactccggagacGATACCGCATCGTtaactcgaggaaaagccacgcggtATTTACTCTCATTTGATTTCTTCAATTATTCCTTTgtttgccttgtttgccttcgctgactgcatatgcaggtactgtgagttctgaatgctctttctctgccgtacttttgctcttcctagagtgcctcgtgcacgttccaatcaatcgggtgtgcgcatgtgtgggcagatcccatagcaacaggggtggtgccatggtcgcgagagagagtgatagtcgccCAAGCctatcatttgtttcgtcctcGAAGGGAAATAATtagttgtgtttaaaacagccgtaagaggtctacagacactcgagttttatactctctttttcagagtacttacattttaattatgtattggtatataaagacagtttaaacaagtttttaaaaaagttttttagataattcctgcctatcctgcctttaaacctcatttacttttatttgaaaaactcagagaggtcaaacttcaggatgtgttacagcactaaataacctgtagattgatcaatactttacacatgaaaccagaaacacaacgcgttataaaaacaaaatgaccGCTTTAGAAATTTacttgaaaacacctttctggatctacactcACAAAACGGTGAGtgaataacgcgatatttgtcagctctgtcagggGTTGTATGCCTAAGATGCTGTCGTAGTTTGgtatgcaaatgttatcagggctcagagaaaatcgctttgttactttcgttccGTGTTCCTTTTGCCCTGGTTCTCCcctattattataatttttggtaacactttccAATAATTTAATTAGTACGACTATAACCTTATTGTAGAGTGTTACCTATAACTTCTATTTTTTAGTTATTGTTTCAGTTAACGAGCTTATAGTAActatattttgttaaaatttgGGACTGTATACCTGGTATGTTTTTTGTGAACTCAACCAGCACCTGGACATGGCTGGTTGCCATCTCTGTCAACAAGAGGAAGTTTTCTTCGGCATTGAACTGCTCTTGCAACTGTGAATTGGCACCAAGGCAGAATTATCATTATGCAAATAAACCACTGTTTTATATCATAATGCTTTAAGCAATCATTTACCAGCAGTAAGAGCAAGCAGTTGCATATTGATTTTAACAGTAGCAATGCAATAAGCAATAAAGAATAAACTGTTAACTGGGTGTAAAGTTTAAAAATGATGCTTATTGCTTAAAGTTCATTGTTAAATTACATGAACAACAAACATACCAGTTTCTTCGCCATATCCTGAGGGATCCGGTGTTTGTTGTAAGCATCAACAATGTAAGTTACTAAAGCCTGCTGGTCTTGACTTAGTTCTTCCTGAAAGtagaaaatacatgtttttctCATTAAATACACTACATGCCTCTGATTGTTTTTTCTGTTTCGGCATTGTGGAAAGTGAGCGAAGTTGTCTATGCATATATGAagaatgaaaacaaaacaaaacgtggGGATTTTTTacgcggataaaaaatgagtagggctgggtattggcaaggtcATCACCATACAATACAATACGTTGCCTGTTGTGATATGTTGCaatgctttttctttttttattaaaaatgtaaaaaaatagagctgatttttttttaagttaaagtgcGTCCACACGAAAGCTGCaagtgtttttacattttctgacatttttcactcccgctaactactgagacattggccgtatatgacagacaactggacagcgacaaAGAGGGATTATATCGAcagtagagattgaaatatcgatacactatcgtGGAAAAAAGTATCACAATAGCTGtgtcgatatttttgcacagccctaaaaatgagaactatattgtatggcgaaaGAACACCCAGtctgcagcacttcgacctcgggcgcagcaatgttgacggaagtttgagcgagaagggaagtagtcaggagtgatgatgttactgcgcccgAGGGTGAAGTGCCGCAAACCAAGTGTTtctacgccatacaatatagctCTCACTTTTATCCACTTagaaaatcgccacgttttattttgtgccccatacttactcgtgtaactactcatataacagtctttaaatagagaaaacatggaagtgtttggtggcttctaaattcatccctgtttggatcctaaggaatgaatggggctaggctaaatgctaatacattTACAATGCGCTGTACacagattaagtgcatgcattgaaaaaagatagatatgtattaatttgtctaagctgaggtaagaaatagtaaaatattgaaaaagcagtggtgttttcctttaagaactAGTTTAGTTTGACATCATGAAGATTTAACACAGGCATTTTACAATCATCCATACGGTAATATAATCTTTAAGAGGTAAAGGTAAATAAGAGCATAAGTGAGTTGATTAAGAGATGTTGACATGCTGAAGAAAATCACTCGGTTGCCCTTTAACCCTCAAATATCACTTCAATAAAACTTGTTACAGAACACTGGAATTATACCTGCAAAGTTATACTGTAACAAGCACCATGAAAATAAATCTATAAAGAATGAAGATTtgccaataaaataaaaatctatagttttataaataattcaaCAGTTGATCTGACTGATATGTCAAACTTACCTTAGAGAGTTTTGTGGTGGATACAACCTGTTTAGCATCTCTGCTGTCACCAACATCATCCCCTATGCTTTCATCAGATGAGGCTTTTGTGTTTTTCCTCAACCTTTTGGACTTGCACTGGATTTCAGTTAACAAGCCTGagaatacaaaaacaacatggatgcattaaatatataatactcAAATCAGACGTCACAGTAATTATTTTCCACTAAATTTCGTAAGTTTAGTAAACAGTTATGTAAGTTAAGGAAATTATTACATGCAAAACCATTAAAATGCTATTTCTAAAATACATgcaatatttatataataaaatgaatatttttgaGCAACAGCAGCATCAAACATAGAGCCATTGTTTTTCATCCAATCTCTTTGACTAAGCTAATAATATTCATCTTTGGTAAACTTTGAGAGGGCAAGGTTAGCAAAGAAAGTTCGGTAGATACAGTACATCTTGGTTTACAATGATTTTTCTCACATTCTGCAAGCATGCCCATTTCTTTGCACTTTCTGAGTCGACACTCCTGGCATTTTCTGCGCATGTACATGTCCATTTCACAATTTCCTCcacttttacatttatatacagcattttttgtgatgctCCTTCTAAAGAACCCTGGaagtaataaaatatacattaacatacaGTAAGAGAAATATTTTATATGCAACATAACTTTAGCATTACATTTTCACTTTGAGAGGCTCAAGATGCATATGGGGTATAAAACCCAAGTACACACTTGTTAAAggaataattcacccaaaaCTTTGGtagactttttaaaaaagttgggTCTGGCACTTTTTTGGTGCACACTATTTTTGTGTCTGAGTTGTTTTTTAGGCATTTTTGGGATGttaactttaaaggaacacggcAACTTTTGGGACTtcagcttattcaccgtatcccccagagttagataagtccatacataccgtTTTCATCTACGGGCATCCTGTAACTCTGTCgtacgcacccaccgctagcctagaTTAGCCCAAAGACTGGAtctaaatggctccagctagcatactgctcccaaaaAGTGATAAAATACTGCCaaaattttcctatttatatgttgtgatttgtatagtcacaccgtgtacaaataatcTTTTAACCATATTTATACCGGGAACTATATTCTTAAAAGTTGAAGCATTggtacttgggcggagtgatttaccccgtggtgaggagcagagagttcacGCAAGTGTTGCgctaatcactccgcccaagttgCAGTGCTTTGCCTTCTGaaaatatagttcccagtatgtatacagttaaaagatggctgtgtctcatatgaccttgttatttgtaaaCGCTGTGACTATATTAATCacaatatataaataggaaaatgttggcgtcaatttgtcacttattgggagcagtatgctagctggagtcATTTACTTCCAATTtttgtgttaaaggaatagtctactcattttcaatattaaaatatgttattactctaactaagaattgttgatacatccctctatcatctgtgtgcgtgcacgtaagcgctggagcgcgctgcgacacttcgatagcatttagcttagccctattcattcaatggtaccatttagagataaagttagaagtgaccaaacacatcaacgtttttcctatttaagacgagtagttatacgagcaagtttggtggtacaaaataaaatgtagtgcttttctaagcggatttaaaagaggaactatattttatggcgtaatagcacttttggtagtacttcgactcgcctgaaaagtccgctcaccttctcactctcataatgggagagggagggtgttactgcgccgagtcgaagtactcccaaaggtGCTGTTGCGTCATGGAATGTGGCTCCTCTTTTGGATCCGCTTAGAagagcgctacgttttattttgtaccaccaaacttgctcgtataactactcgtcttaaataggaaaaacgttgatgtgtttggtcacttctggctttgtctctgaaTGGTGCCGTTGAATGGATGGGGCTGGGCTGGatgctattgaagcgtcgcagcgcgctccagcgcttatacgtgcatgcacacagatggtggagggatgtatcaacagttcttagttaaggtaataacatattttaatattaaaaatgagtagactattcctttaagctaggctagcggtgggtgcgtcagacagagttacaggacACATGTAGATGAAAAGGGtttgtatggacttatctaactctgggtgATACggtcagtggcggctcgtgactgctcacccgaggggtgcaaattcaaaataagtgttcggcgtgtcatgtgttttgctcgtgttttcaacaTATGTTTTCTGTGCGtcaagtgatcctatgtgcatcaggtgttttgtcaaaataagtgcctgctgcacacgcgtccaaaccgtttatgataaaagagacgctcacgttcacaaaatacacacaagacactcacttaacagtaacacgtttcttttatcataaaccctttagatgcgtctgcagcaggcacttattttgacaaaacacttgaCGCATACGATCGCTCGACACGCAGAACAGATACATACacaaattacgaaccacactcATGACGGGGATCGCTACATACACGTTATGGCGAACTTTGCATtgagcgccctcaaaaaaagaagtcaccactGGATATGGTCAATAAGCTAACGTCCCAAAAAGTCGGCCCGTTCCTTTGAAAATAGTATGAAACAACAACGATAATCACAAGAACAGGAGGAAATGTCTTCAGAACACCTAAAATACATAACAGAAGTTGGGTGAAGTTATCTGTGTAACACTTTTGGATCATTCTGAAGGGATTTCTGGTTATTATGGGAGTGGATGATGACTCAGGTggtcaccattcacttccataataaTCAGTAAACCCCAAACAACACTTTTtagttgttttacttttaagaCATTGGGGGTTGAAATAAAATGAGGtctgagtaaataatgacaaagctTTACATTTTGGGTAAACTACCCTTTTTAAAGGACATGAATCATGCTGTAAAATTATGATGTAAAACTGATGATGAATTAAACTCTTTGGAATCCTGTTGTCCAGCACTGTTCTCTGGAATTATTCAGAATTCCattttttcccttcccaaatcACCTTGAAATGTCATACTTTGACATTTTAGATGGCGTTAATAGCCTTACAAAACCCATTCAGAAACAAAGCCTCGCAAAGGAGCAGTAGCCAAAGACTGTATAtccatttacatttgtgcatttggcagatgcttttatccaaacaaATTGCAGTGCATTCAAACGGTTTATTTGATCAGTATTTCCTGGGAATTAAACATTCCACCTTGTGCTGCTAACaaaatgctctaccaattaagTTATACATGAACACTCTATTCACTCTATTATGTGCTCTGTAATGTATTTCCTCTTCAGATGCAAGATAAatttgtgttcctgtagctcaaatgGCAGGGCATTTTGTGAGTAGCACAAAGATTTGGGTTTCCCATGGAACATATGTACACCTGaagttgttttggataaaaaaCGTCTACCAAAAGCAAAAGTACTAGCAGGTGCTAGGCTAAACTGTTATGGCCGCTTTGTAAACACAGATCAAGGAATAGCTTCATCGCCATGCATGTAACGTATAGTGTAATGTTTAAAGACATCACATTCAGTACTGTAACACAGATACTCTCAGATACTCGTTTTTCAATTAGTCAGCAGACAAACATGCAGTTGTTTTTGGAACAGGTTATAATTCCCGCATGTGCCCGTGAGCACAATGACACACATTAACTTTGCATGGCAGCATGTGGGTCTGGTTGCCCGCATCATTATTCAGCAGAAAGTTGAGAGGGAACCCAATCCAGACCCAGCGTGAAGGAGCACCAAACGCAGCCAAGCCTATGGGACTCGGGACACATAGCCCAGCATCTGCCCTTTGGGCATTGTCCATGCACAGGTGGAATTACACTTGCAGTCATTCACCCAGAGCTAAAATTAGCGCCGGGGGTTCTGTGTCATTTATTATTTCCTTCATAAGTACGCAGCCATGGTTACGTTGTAAGACCTGGCACAGTAAGGGGTCAtaaataaataaggatttatttttcagtaaatTAGGACATTCACCTTTACATCCTTCACACGTGAGTGCATTGTAGTGATACCCTGATGCTTTATCTCCACAAACCACGCACAATTCCTCGCCTTTACTCTTTCCGGAGTGAGGAGCGTGTCTGGACCTCTTACATACAGTTGGAACGACAGGGCAAGGCTCCATCTCATTGTCAAAACCACCCTCCAAAGGTCCTTTCCTCATCTCAAACACAGCAGACGGTGTGTACCAATCCTCCCCGCTAAACTGTGGGTAACAGTGCTGATTGGGGTAGTACGAGGGTGATGATATACAGGGTTCCACCGAGGTGAACTGCATGCTGGGATAGCTGGCGAAGGGCATGACCTCCTGGTCCTGCAGTAAGGGACTGTTCTGTTCTGCCAGAATATCTAAAGAGAAGATGGCAGGAGTGAACCACGGTTGTCAGTTTACACGCGTCATGGAGATACAAAGCTCAAGTTCACCATAGTGTTTTAGCCTCGCGTAAGTGCTAATAGGTTTTATGCCAACACAACAATTAGGGAAACTACAACACATGGAGATACTGTTTCTTTGAGTATGCAGTGATCCCCATCACCTGATTATAATAAACCATATCTAAACTAGTAGCAGGAGTCTCTTATCTGATTTTAATCTGATATATGGCTGTCTTCTCTAGCACAGAAGTCCAACACACccagaaataaaacaaaaggaAACATTAACCAACAATTGTGACGTCTATGGAactgtataatattttattacttaaGTTCTTCAGTTTAACAGACCAATGCACTTTAAGATTGTTGGCGGTAGGCTTAAGAAAAACTTACAGATTTGGCTTTAATAGTTGAATAACTCTTTCCAACtcttaagttttttaatgtttgtatgTTAAGTGTTACAAAAATATAGTCCTAAATGTATTTCATTCGCTACCAATGAATAACTGTACTTCATAATTAGGATAAACTAGCATTTAATTAAAAACGACATACTACTGTAAAATTCTGTCCTATACCGTATATCCATATCATGCAATGGCATAATTAAGACTACAGATAATTCCTTACAAGCACTGAATCATCACTGACACATACTTTATTAGATGGTACTAACCTGGAGCTTTCTTCCGGACCATGGACATGTCACTGCATGTGACCCAGTAAGGGTACTGATGCCCTGTATTGGTTCCTAACCATCAAGCTGTGCTCCTTTAACACTTCGGCATTACGTCTAATGTGAGCCTGACTCTTCTTTTCACAATATTTTACTGTTCCAGAACACTTTTACATGCCTCAAATGTACAAGTGGGAACAAAGGTCACTATAGTTGTTCATTAACCTGACAGTCACAGCATTTTTCTGTCTTATTACACCTTGCatcttattttataaatgttctGATTGGAACTTGCTGACCTTTGattgtaaaataaaagtgaGTTTTTTTGCTTCTATTCACAACAGAAATCTGTAACCAGTAACATCTGTTTACTTTTATAGTTATATATTTTGTAGTATTGTCTATGTTTTACCAATTGCACTGAATATATAACATAGCATACCACCATGTTGGGATTTGTAGAAGTATACTCACCAAAAAAGTGGGAGGTCTCAGATAGGGGAAACCCATCACTGGGTGGGATCTGTAGAGGTCCCACCACATTGACGTCATGGCCCAGCCACTCATTCATTCAGAAGGCTGTGTTATCTCAGCACCAGGGACAGAGTATCGCTTGATCCCTCAGTCCAGAAGTGATGGGGTTAATCTGGGTTCTTTAAGACACAATCACAATTAATTATGGGAAAGGTATTTTTTACCTTGCATTCTGTTTTATTACAGTTATGTTGAAGAAAATGTTATAGATTTAAAATAAGATGAACGTCCTTTAATATCAATTTGTTACACACTCATTTATGtgcttaaaaatgaaaatgttaattATGTAATGGAGGTTTTATCATCATTAACTTATAttctcaaaacaaatattattgaATTGAATGGGTACTGTTAACTCTGTgttttccatcatttatcaaaatatcttcttttgtgttcaacgtaaaagaaactcatacaggtttagaacaacaagagggtgagtaaatgatgacagaattttcatttttgggtgaactatccttttaaagtCTTGTGTTAAAGGAATTATACTCTGCAGAAGTCACTTATATAATTCCAGAGAGCAAAACATTACAAGAAATCCTTCAAAATGGCTGTGATTGTTTAACCAAAACTGAACGCATGCCCCCAATGGCCTTTCCTCTAATTCCAGTTCTGCTTATTTTGCTCTCTCTTCCTGGCGTTGGAACCCAACGTCTTTCTggcgtcaaaacccaacgtcttcctgacgtcaaaacccatcTTCCTGgcatcaaaacccaacgtcttctgacgtcaaaacccaacgcctACCTGgcatcaaaacccaacgtcttcTAATGTTAAAACCCAACGTCttcctgacgtcaaaacccaacgtcttcctgacgtcaaaacccaatgcCTACCTggcgtcaaaacccaacgtcttcTGATGTTAAAACCCAACGTCttcctgacgtcaaaacccaacgtcttcctgacgtcaaaacccaatgtctTCTGACGTCAAAACGCAATGTCTTTATGACATCaaaacttaaaggcggagtccacgatgtttgaaagccaatgttgatatttgaaatcacctaaacaaacacgcccctaccccaatagaatctggatattcggttgatagacccgccccacacatacgcaacccgacaaggatgtcggttagtagacacgctccttactgctgattggctataagtgtgttttggtagtcggcccgtctccttttccaaagcgtttttcaaacatcgtggactccgcctttaacgtCTTCTGACATCGAAACCCAAAATCTTCCTGGCATCGAAACCCAATGTCTGACATCTTCCTGGCATCGAAACCCAACGTCTTCCTAAAGTCGAAACTCAACGTCttcctgacgtcaaaacccataTTCCTGgcatcaaaacccaacgtcagaagacgtcaaaacccaacgtcttcCTGATGTCGAAACCCAACGTCTTCTGACGTCGAATCCCAACATCTTCCTGACATCTTCCTGGTGTCAAAATCCATCGTCTCCCTGATGTCAAAACCCAGCGTCTTcctgacatcaaaacccaacatcttcCTGGCGTCAAAACTCAACATCttcctgacgtcaaaacccaacgtcttcCTGGTGTCAAAATCCATTGACttcctgacgtcaaaacccaatgtctCCCTGATGTCGAAACCCAACAGCTTCCTGGCGTCGAAACCCAACGGCTTCCTGACATTGAAACCCAACGTCTTCCTAGCGTCAAAAGCCAAAGTCttcctgacgtcaaaacccaatgttTCTGACATCAAAAACCAATGTCTTGACTTCACCCAACGTCTTCTGACGTTAAAACCCAACGTCAGTCttatgtcaaaacccaacgtcagttttacgtcaaaacccaacgacTTCTAATGTCAGAAACCAATGTCTttttgacgtcaaaacccaacttCCTTTGACATCAAAACTCAACGTCTTCTAATGTCAAAACCCAAAGTCttcctgacgtcaaaacccaatgttTCTGACATCAAAAACCAATGTCTTGACTTCACCCAACGTCTTCTGACATTAAAACCCAACGTCAGTCttacgtcaaaacccaacgtcagttttacgtcaaaacccaacgacTTCTAATGTCAGAAACCAATGTCTTTTTGACGTCGAAACCCAACTTTGGCCTGATGTCAAAACATAATGTCAATGCAGTGActttttgtcacaaattaagttaaaaaacaattgttttataagttatgtcattTTATCACAGATCAAAACTTAAGAttgtaggttgaattgacttatatattaatttaactatatatatataatatctgGATGTTAAATAAGCTCAGCCACAGTGACAGCTTTATTTCAACAGTGCAGTAGCCTACTATGAATTTCCCAAGGTACAAATACAGTAAATAATATAAGAGAATAAGGCAAGTCACAGAACTATGGTTTAAGATTTGTGGACAAGTGTAAATTTGCTATTATTAACATGTCAGGTTGTTACTATGGCACCAGGCCTCATCTATTAACAATATTGATTGATACCAAACTCAACCAGAAATACCCCTGAAAGactttcatatatatataattaatatataaaatactaCTTATAATCCAGTGTATAATTTCCCAGGGGCTGA
This window harbors:
- the nr1h4 gene encoding bile acid receptor isoform X1 translates to MNEWLGHDVNVVGPLQIPPSDGFPLSETSHFFDILAEQNSPLLQDQEVMPFASYPSMQFTSVEPCISSPSYYPNQHCYPQFSGEDWYTPSAVFEMRKGPLEGGFDNEMEPCPVVPTVCKRSRHAPHSGKSKGEELCVVCGDKASGYHYNALTCEGCKGFFRRSITKNAVYKCKSGGNCEMDMYMRRKCQECRLRKCKEMGMLAECLLTEIQCKSKRLRKNTKASSDESIGDDVGDSRDAKQVVSTTKLSKEELSQDQQALVTYIVDAYNKHRIPQDMAKKLLQEQFNAEENFLLLTEMATSHVQVLVEFTKNIPGFQSLDHEDQIALLKGSAVEAMFLRSAQVFTRKLPHGHTDVLEERIRKSGISEEFITPMFNFYKSIGELQMMLEEHALLTVITILSPDRPYVKDQQAVERLQEPMLEVLRKVCKLQHPQEPQHFARLLGRLTELRTLNHHHAEMLESWRMSDHKFTPLLCEIWDVQ
- the nr1h4 gene encoding bile acid receptor isoform X2 — translated: MSMVRKKAPDILAEQNSPLLQDQEVMPFASYPSMQFTSVEPCISSPSYYPNQHCYPQFSGEDWYTPSAVFEMRKGPLEGGFDNEMEPCPVVPTVCKRSRHAPHSGKSKGEELCVVCGDKASGYHYNALTCEGCKGFFRRSITKNAVYKCKSGGNCEMDMYMRRKCQECRLRKCKEMGMLAECLLTEIQCKSKRLRKNTKASSDESIGDDVGDSRDAKQVVSTTKLSKEELSQDQQALVTYIVDAYNKHRIPQDMAKKLLQEQFNAEENFLLLTEMATSHVQVLVEFTKNIPGFQSLDHEDQIALLKGSAVEAMFLRSAQVFTRKLPHGHTDVLEERIRKSGISEEFITPMFNFYKSIGELQMMLEEHALLTVITILSPDRPYVKDQQAVERLQEPMLEVLRKVCKLQHPQEPQHFARLLGRLTELRTLNHHHAEMLESWRMSDHKFTPLLCEIWDVQ